The following coding sequences are from one Stutzerimonas stutzeri RCH2 window:
- a CDS encoding recombinase family protein translates to MFVRAYLRASTSEQDASRARDALEQFAANHGQHIACEYLENESGAKADRPELLRLLKDAKKGDVLLVESIDRLSRLPAEDWQKLKTAIDSKGLRIVALDLPTSHQGIADTKGDEFTGRMLAAINSMLVDMMAAIARKDYEQRRERQAQGIKKAKEEGRYKGRPVNQELHKKIRELLAANFGIRKIASPNWADCSTTTVLKIRDQMIEEGLLPAR, encoded by the coding sequence ATGTTCGTCCGCGCCTACCTTCGCGCCTCAACCAGTGAGCAGGACGCCAGCCGCGCCCGTGACGCGCTGGAGCAATTCGCCGCCAACCACGGTCAGCACATCGCGTGCGAGTACCTGGAGAACGAGAGCGGTGCCAAGGCCGACCGCCCCGAGCTGCTGCGCCTACTGAAGGACGCCAAGAAGGGCGACGTGCTCCTGGTCGAATCGATCGATCGCCTATCCCGCCTGCCGGCCGAGGACTGGCAGAAGCTGAAAACCGCTATCGACTCCAAGGGGCTGCGCATCGTCGCGCTCGATCTGCCGACCAGCCACCAGGGCATCGCCGACACGAAGGGCGACGAGTTCACCGGCCGGATGCTGGCCGCTATCAACTCAATGTTGGTGGACATGATGGCCGCCATCGCCCGCAAGGACTACGAGCAGCGTCGGGAGCGCCAGGCGCAAGGCATCAAGAAGGCGAAGGAGGAAGGCCGCTATAAGGGGCGTCCAGTCAACCAGGAGCTGCATAAAAAGATCCGCGAGCTACTGGCCGCCAACTTTGGGATTCGGAAGATTGCCAGCCCCAATTGGGCCGATTGCTCAACGACTACCGTGCTCAAGATCCGTGACCAGATGATCGAGGAGGGGCTGCTGCCGGCGCGCTGA